One window of Mycobacteriales bacterium genomic DNA carries:
- a CDS encoding alpha/beta fold hydrolase: MARPAALVAASGLDGLFAARVRFGVGAALGELRGTVVFDIAVGGTWTLHIDEGRVGLRRGPVRRPSATIRTDPQTMAAILDGETSGAQAFLDGRLTTRGDIALALQVDGAFDVGERPASYPRARTVRLNGVRTGYLEAGPRDAPPVLLLHGLGATNASMLPLLPALADAYRVIVPDTPGFGSSDAPRWRYTMRELAGWLTEFSAAIGATRPALVGNSLGGRIAIEAGLTAPDALDRLVLLCPSPAFRRLRQLVPAVRLINPDIGWLPIWLSHRLVVEFTRMMFSRPDRLPREWYDAAADEFRHVMSRPAHRRAFVACLRQIYIEQAYGGDGFWDRLTALDVPALFVWGERDRLVPAGFARFVSAAVPAARSVVLPDCGHVPQYEFPDETGALVREFLDASDGAVRGAGRRRSARRVGASRAG, encoded by the coding sequence GTGGCCCGACCCGCTGCCCTAGTCGCCGCTTCCGGCCTGGACGGGTTGTTCGCGGCCCGCGTGCGCTTCGGCGTCGGTGCCGCCCTCGGTGAACTGCGCGGCACGGTGGTGTTCGACATCGCCGTCGGCGGTACCTGGACATTGCACATCGACGAGGGCCGGGTCGGGTTGCGCCGCGGGCCGGTGCGCCGGCCGAGCGCCACGATCCGTACCGATCCGCAGACGATGGCCGCCATCCTCGACGGCGAGACCTCCGGCGCCCAAGCCTTCCTCGACGGGCGGCTGACCACCCGCGGGGACATCGCGCTGGCGCTTCAGGTCGACGGCGCCTTCGACGTCGGGGAGCGGCCCGCGAGCTATCCGCGGGCCCGGACGGTCCGCCTGAACGGGGTACGCACCGGCTACCTGGAGGCCGGGCCACGGGACGCCCCTCCGGTGCTCCTGCTGCACGGCCTGGGAGCGACGAACGCGTCCATGCTGCCGCTGCTGCCGGCCCTGGCCGACGCCTACCGGGTCATCGTCCCGGACACCCCGGGTTTCGGCTCGAGCGACGCCCCACGTTGGCGTTACACCATGCGCGAACTGGCCGGTTGGCTCACCGAGTTCAGTGCCGCGATCGGCGCCACTCGACCGGCACTGGTCGGAAATTCGCTCGGCGGCCGGATCGCAATCGAGGCCGGGCTGACCGCCCCGGACGCGCTCGACCGGCTGGTCCTGCTCTGCCCGTCCCCGGCCTTCCGGCGGCTCCGCCAACTGGTGCCGGCCGTGCGACTGATCAACCCGGACATCGGGTGGTTACCGATCTGGCTGTCGCACCGGCTCGTCGTGGAGTTCACCCGGATGATGTTCAGCCGGCCGGATCGACTGCCCCGCGAGTGGTACGACGCGGCAGCCGACGAATTCCGCCACGTGATGAGCCGCCCGGCCCACCGGCGGGCGTTCGTCGCGTGCCTCCGCCAGATCTACATCGAGCAGGCCTACGGCGGCGACGGGTTCTGGGACCGGCTGACCGCCCTCGACGTGCCGGCGCTGTTCGTCTGGGGCGAACGCGACCGGCTGGTCCCGGCTGGCTTCGCCCGTTTCGTCAGCGCCGCGGTACCCGCCGCGCGCAGCGTCGTCCTGCCCGATTGTGGGCACGTCCCCCAGTACGAGTTCCCGGACGAGACCGGCGCGCTGGTCCGGGAGTTCCTCGACGCTTCCGACGGCGCGGTCAGGGGCGCAGGTCGGCGGCGATCCGCTCGCCGAGTCGGCGCGTCTCGCGCCGGTTGA